A DNA window from Daucus carota subsp. sativus chromosome 3, DH1 v3.0, whole genome shotgun sequence contains the following coding sequences:
- the LOC108203295 gene encoding protein FAR1-RELATED SEQUENCE 5-like → MDSEFENQCLEQEENEEYEETESSSVQEKNNDGETTKQLSPREVNTIFNSETEVCEYYRQYGLQNGSGIMIRNTRKIDGVNTYLTVACHRYGEPNQKVVDSLKPKPVVKTNCKARVCAKRMDEDNKWHVTQFDNKHDHDLSPSKAHRFRCNRKLTKHAKRSLNLYDEAGIPMNKSYNALVVEHGGHKNMPFSKKDCENYMREIRKLRLAKGDAVALQNYFNKAQSIDSHFYYSIDLDDENRIKNLFWADARCRATYKEFGDVVAFDTTYLTNKYDMPFAPFVGVNHHGQSILLGCGLVSNEDTITFVWLFRTWLTCMFGNPPNAIITDQDRAMQNAIEQVFPKARHRWCLWHIMKKIPEKLKGYKEYDSIKFQLQNVVYDSIDIDTFEIGWSSMISKFNLENNDWLNGLYEGRHRWIPCFVKDCFWAGMSTTQRSESMNAFFDGYVNAKTSLREFVEKYDNALKDKVEKEVNADTRSLSTTIPCVTPHAMEKQFQENYTNDKFKEFQKEIVNVKYCECMMLQSDEAIFNYQVEEIQYVGDSQTLRTVKYNVVFIKDMELEYEVKCECRLFEFRGIICRHIIKVLLFKQNVFTISSKYILKRWRKNVKRCHSRTKVTYSTWKDTEEKRMYEMVCDAFYRIVDLAAENLERCNHLVGTFKKLELEWDTNDKGCSTSIVTKPEYFVKILMVNVA, encoded by the coding sequence ATGGATTCCGAGTTTGAGAATCAGTGTTTAGAacaagaagaaaatgaagagtACGAGGAAACAGAGTCATCGTCAGTGCAAGAGAAAAATAATGATGGCGAAACCACTAAACAACTCTCACCTCGGGAGGTAAATACAATTTTTAATTCTGAAACTGAAGTATGTGAATATTATAGACAGTATGGTCTACAGAATGGGTCTGGAATTATGATCAGAAACACGAGAAAAATTGATGGGGTTAATACATATCTAACAGTTGCTTGTCATCGTTATGGTGAACCAAATCAAAAAGTGGTGGATAGCttaaaacccaaaccagttgtgaaaacaaattgtaaagCAAGAGTTTGTGCGAAAAGGATGGACGAGGATAATAAATGGCATGTGACTCAATTTGATAATAAGCACGATCATGATTTGAGTCCAAGCAAAGCACATCGTTTTCGATGTAATAGGAAATTGACTAAACATGCAAAGAGAAGTCTTAATTTATATGATGAAGCTGGTATTCCGATGAATAAGAGTTACAACGCTCTTGTGGTTGAACATGGAGGTCACAAGAATATGCCTTTTAGTAAAAAAGATTGTGAGAATTATATGAGAGAAATAAGAAAACTGAGGTTGGCTAAGGGTGATGCTGTTGcgctacaaaattattttaacaaagcCCAGTCTATAGATTCCCATTTTTATTACTCAATAGATCTTGATGATGAAAATaggataaaaaatttattttgggcTGATGCACGATGTAGAGCAACATATAAAGAATTTGGAGATGTCGTGGCATTTGATACGACATACTTGACCAACAAATATGATATGCCATTCGCGCCTTTTGTAGGTGTTAATCATCATGGTCAGTCAATTTTACTTGGTTGTggtttagtttcaaatgaagaCACGATAACATTTGTGTGGTTATTTCGAACTTGGCTCACCTGCATGTTTGGTAATCCTCCTAATGCTATAATAACTGATCAGGATAGAGCAATGCAAAATGCAATTGAGCAAGTTTTTCCTAAGGCACGTCATAGATGGTGTTTATGGCACATTATGAAAAAGATTCCTGAAAAATTGAAAGGGTATAAGGAATACGATTCAATAAAGTTTCAGCTACAAAATGTTGTATATGATTCCATTGATATTGATACTTTTGAAATTGGATGGAGTTCCATGATTTCAAAATTCAATTTGGAAAACAATGATTGgcttaatggattgtatgaggGAAGACATAGATGGATCCCATGTTTTGTGAAAGATTGTTTTTGGGCAGGAATGTCCACTACACAAAGAAGTGAAAGTATGAATGCTTTTTTTGATGGATATGTTAATGCTAAAACATCTTTAAGAGAATTTGTGGAAAAGTATGATAATGCTTTAAAAGATAAAGTGGAAAAAGAAGTTAATGCTGATACTCGCTCATTAAGTACTACAATTCCCTGTGTTACTCCTCATGCTATGGAAAAACAATTTCAAGAGAATTATACCAATGACAAGTTCAAAGAGTTTCAAAAAGAGATTGTAAATGTAAAGTATTGTGAATGCATGATGTTACAGTCCGATGAGGCTATTTTTAATTATCAAGTGGAAGAGATCCAGTATGTAGGTGATTCTCAAACTCTAAGAACTGTAAAATACAATGTTGTTTTCATTAAAGATATGGAACTTGAGTATGAGGTAAAATGTGAATGTCGTCTTTTTGAGTTTCGGGGAATAATATGTAGACATATCATCAAGGTGCTTCTTTTCAAGCAAAATGTTTTTACTATTTCAagtaaatacattttaaaaaggTGGAGAAAGAATGTAAAGCGATGTCATAGTAGAACTAAGGTGACATATAGTACATGGAAAGATACTGAGGAAAAAAGGATGTATGAAATGGTTTGTGATGCATTCTATAGAATTGTTGATTTGGCGGCTGAAAATTTAGAGAGATGCAACCACTTAGTTGGTACATTTAAAAAACTAGAGTTGGAATGGGATACTAATGATAAAGGTTGTTCCACAAGTATTGTAACTAAACCAGAATACTTTGTTAAAATACTTATGGTTAACGTTGCCTGA